In Maridesulfovibrio sp., the following proteins share a genomic window:
- a CDS encoding ribonucleoside triphosphate reductase: MPKQILKRDGCLESWSTDRISEAIFKALKASGIKDPLLSKRLGRKVEEKLADVDVPEQEMVQDMVQLVLMENRLYSVAERYIIYREKRRELRRQDETYLDIAGTIESYLDRSDWRVNENSNMGHSFQGLMLHMSGAVQARYCLEKYPEEIRLAHEHGYFHIHDLSFGLAGYCAGWSLRDLLLDGFGLKGRCSSGPARHFDSITGQMVNFLGTLQNEWAGAQAFNNVDTYLAPFIRYDGLDYDRVKQIIQKLIFNLNTTSRWGGQSPFTNFTFDMVPPKHIANEPVIIGGEFQDTTYGEYEEEMEMINRAFVEVMLEGDADGRIFSFPIPTYNVTPDFPWESEVGELLLQMTAKYGAPYFQNFINSDLNPEDVRSMCCRLQMDLREIRKKTGGLFGAGDLTGSIGVVTLNLPKLAYLAQGEEDFLDLITEYATQAKDSLEYKRKLVSANFENGMFPFSQRYLKNGFKGHFSTIGLIGGNEACHNLLGKGIDTPSGSRLMQRVLHHLRDLTVRFQEETGNLFNLEATPGEGTCYRLAKIDKNLYADIYTSGTKDPYYTNSTLLPVGATEDVVYALEHQNDLQTLYNGGTVFHSFLGEAVPDTNALKNFIIKAMTNTKIPYISVTPTFSVCEDHGYLYGEHFECPECGKDAEVYTRIVGYYRPVNRWNKGKQEEYRERTEYSYNSCAC; encoded by the coding sequence ATGCCCAAACAAATTCTTAAGCGTGACGGATGTCTCGAGTCCTGGTCTACAGACCGTATTTCTGAAGCTATTTTTAAAGCTCTTAAAGCAAGCGGTATCAAAGATCCACTTCTGAGCAAACGTCTCGGCCGCAAGGTTGAAGAGAAGCTTGCCGATGTGGATGTTCCTGAACAGGAGATGGTTCAGGATATGGTTCAGCTGGTTCTTATGGAGAACCGCCTTTATTCTGTTGCTGAACGCTACATCATTTATCGGGAAAAGCGCCGCGAACTCCGCCGTCAGGATGAAACATATCTCGACATCGCCGGAACAATTGAAAGCTACCTCGACCGTTCCGACTGGCGGGTAAATGAAAACTCCAATATGGGGCATTCCTTTCAGGGGTTGATGCTGCACATGTCCGGAGCAGTTCAAGCCCGGTACTGCCTTGAAAAATATCCCGAGGAAATCAGGCTTGCCCACGAGCATGGCTATTTTCACATTCATGATCTTTCTTTCGGTCTTGCCGGTTACTGCGCCGGATGGTCATTGCGTGATCTGCTGCTGGACGGTTTCGGTCTGAAAGGACGCTGCTCTTCCGGGCCCGCACGCCATTTTGATTCCATTACCGGTCAGATGGTCAACTTCCTCGGTACCTTGCAGAATGAATGGGCCGGTGCACAGGCTTTCAACAACGTGGACACCTACCTCGCGCCTTTTATCCGTTATGACGGTCTGGATTATGACCGCGTGAAGCAGATAATTCAGAAGCTGATCTTCAACCTGAATACAACATCACGTTGGGGCGGGCAGAGTCCGTTCACCAACTTCACTTTTGATATGGTTCCCCCTAAGCACATCGCTAACGAGCCTGTCATCATAGGTGGTGAGTTTCAGGATACTACTTACGGTGAATATGAAGAAGAGATGGAGATGATCAACCGGGCTTTTGTTGAAGTCATGCTCGAAGGTGACGCCGATGGCCGTATCTTCTCTTTCCCTATTCCCACGTATAACGTAACCCCGGACTTCCCGTGGGAGAGCGAAGTTGGCGAACTGCTGTTGCAGATGACAGCTAAATACGGTGCTCCATATTTCCAGAACTTTATCAATTCCGATCTGAATCCTGAGGACGTACGCTCCATGTGCTGCCGTCTACAGATGGATCTGCGTGAGATCCGCAAGAAGACCGGTGGCCTTTTCGGTGCCGGAGACCTTACCGGTTCCATCGGCGTTGTTACCCTGAACCTGCCTAAGCTTGCTTATCTCGCTCAGGGTGAGGAAGATTTTCTCGACCTGATCACCGAGTACGCCACTCAGGCCAAGGATTCTCTGGAGTACAAGCGTAAACTGGTTTCCGCCAACTTTGAGAACGGAATGTTTCCCTTTTCCCAGCGTTACCTGAAGAACGGGTTCAAGGGACATTTTTCCACCATAGGTCTGATCGGTGGTAACGAAGCATGCCACAACCTGCTTGGTAAAGGCATTGATACTCCTTCGGGGTCACGTCTTATGCAGCGCGTTCTGCACCACCTGCGAGATTTGACAGTAAGATTTCAGGAAGAAACAGGAAACCTGTTCAACCTTGAAGCTACTCCCGGTGAAGGAACCTGCTACCGTTTGGCTAAAATCGACAAGAATCTCTATGCCGATATTTATACATCCGGTACTAAAGACCCTTATTATACAAACTCGACCCTGCTGCCTGTCGGTGCTACCGAGGATGTTGTTTACGCGCTCGAACACCAGAACGATTTGCAGACCCTGTATAATGGCGGAACTGTATTCCATTCCTTTCTGGGCGAAGCCGTTCCGGATACAAATGCGCTCAAGAACTTCATCATTAAAGCCATGACCAACACCAAGATTCCTTATATCTCAGTGACTCCGACCTTCTCGGTTTGCGAGGATCATGGTTACCTCTACGGCGAGCATTTCGAATGCCCTGAATGCGGTAAGGACGCAGAAGTTTATACCCGTATTGTCGGTTATTATCGTCCTGTGAACCGCTGGAACAAAGGCAAGCAGGAAGAATACCGCGAGAGGACCGAGTACAGCTATAATTCATGCGCATGCTAG